A window from Luteibacter flocculans encodes these proteins:
- a CDS encoding ABC transporter ATP-binding protein has translation MIEADRLTRCYGPLTAVDSLSLRAEPGQVLGLLGPNGAGKSTAMRMIAGFLTPTSGTARVCGHDVRKEPLAAKRALGYLPEGAPSYGEMTIREFLVFMIRVRGLERDIAYRRFDEVVTRLELDDMLDQTIGTLSKGLRRRVGLAQAILHDPPVLMLDEPTDGLDPNQKHSVRMLIDAMARERTILISTHLLEEVHALCNRVAIIAKGQLLADATPAELEARSRYHGAVSFSAPGSGVSREMLARIPNVSMVEVDPLDGRVTVFPRAGQPILDEVQALLRTQNLEVSEIQLERGRLDEVFRQITTQPREVRA, from the coding sequence ATGATCGAAGCCGACCGACTTACTCGCTGCTATGGGCCGCTCACCGCGGTCGATTCGCTCAGCCTTCGTGCCGAACCCGGGCAGGTGCTCGGACTGCTCGGTCCCAATGGCGCGGGCAAGTCCACCGCCATGCGTATGATCGCGGGATTCCTCACGCCCACGTCCGGTACCGCGCGCGTCTGCGGTCACGACGTGCGCAAGGAGCCGCTCGCCGCGAAGCGCGCGCTCGGGTACCTGCCCGAAGGGGCCCCCAGCTACGGCGAAATGACGATCCGCGAGTTTCTCGTCTTCATGATCCGCGTACGTGGTCTGGAGCGCGACATCGCCTATCGCCGCTTCGACGAGGTGGTCACGCGGCTGGAACTGGACGATATGCTGGATCAGACGATCGGCACGCTGTCCAAGGGCCTTCGTCGCCGCGTCGGCCTTGCTCAGGCGATCCTGCACGATCCGCCGGTGCTCATGCTCGACGAACCGACCGACGGCCTCGATCCGAACCAGAAGCATTCGGTACGCATGCTCATCGATGCGATGGCGCGCGAGCGCACTATCCTTATTTCGACGCATCTGCTCGAAGAGGTCCACGCCCTGTGCAACCGCGTCGCCATCATCGCCAAGGGGCAATTGCTCGCCGATGCGACGCCCGCGGAACTGGAAGCGCGTTCGCGTTACCACGGCGCGGTCTCGTTCAGTGCACCCGGTAGTGGCGTGTCGCGCGAGATGCTGGCACGCATACCCAATGTGTCGATGGTCGAGGTCGATCCGCTGGACGGCCGGGTGACGGTGTTCCCGCGCGCAGGCCAACCGATTCTCGACGAGGTGCAGGCACTTTTGCGCACGCAGAACCTCGAAGTCTCTGAGATCCAACTGGAACGCGGTCGCCTCGACGAAGTGTTCCGGCAGATCACCACACAGCCGCGCGAGGTGCGCGCATGA
- a CDS encoding ABC-2 transporter permease — translation MNAALAIARRELWSYFVTPVAYVFMVIFLVLAGLLTFYTGDFYDRGLADLQPFFDMHPWLYLVLVPAVTMSTWAEERASGSLELLFSLPVTISQAVLGKFLAAWGFIGICLLLTFPIWITVNYLGDPDNGVVLAGYVGSWLMAGAFIAIGTCMSTSTRSQIIAFILTAAVCFLLLLIGQPQVIDFFQDSLPPKLLGAMGQLSIARHANAIARGVLDLRDLVYFFATIVAWLAASVVMLDLKRTR, via the coding sequence ATGAACGCCGCACTCGCCATCGCACGCCGCGAGCTGTGGAGCTACTTCGTCACACCGGTGGCGTACGTGTTCATGGTGATCTTCCTGGTTCTTGCCGGGCTGCTCACTTTCTACACAGGCGACTTCTACGATCGCGGTCTGGCCGACCTGCAACCGTTCTTCGACATGCACCCCTGGCTCTACCTCGTGCTGGTGCCGGCGGTCACGATGTCGACCTGGGCGGAAGAGCGCGCCTCGGGCAGCCTCGAATTGCTCTTCTCGCTGCCGGTGACGATCTCGCAGGCCGTGCTAGGCAAGTTCCTCGCCGCATGGGGCTTCATCGGCATCTGCCTCCTGCTCACCTTTCCGATCTGGATCACCGTCAACTACCTCGGCGATCCCGACAACGGCGTGGTACTCGCGGGCTACGTGGGTAGCTGGCTCATGGCGGGTGCGTTCATCGCGATCGGTACCTGCATGTCCACGAGTACGCGCAGCCAGATCATCGCCTTCATCCTCACGGCGGCGGTGTGCTTTCTGTTGCTGCTCATCGGCCAGCCGCAGGTCATCGACTTCTTCCAGGATTCGCTTCCGCCGAAGTTGCTCGGCGCCATGGGGCAGTTGAGCATCGCGCGACATGCCAACGCCATCGCGCGCGGGGTGCTCGACCTGCGCGACCTCGTCTACTTCTTCGCCACGATCGTCGCCTGGCTGGCGGCGAGTGTGGTCATGCTCGACCTGAAGCGGACGCGTTGA
- a CDS encoding GldG family protein — MRHMHLSRSFRLRLALFGIAVLFLVVVATSSMSLRTARVDLTADRIYTLTPGTQEIVDSLRKPLNLTLYFSEHATRDLPQLRSYEQRVHEMLREIAVRAHGRIRLRVIDPVPYSDDEDAAESYGLSPASGGSNGERVFFGLVGADGSGDVPPQAIPFFDPAREAFVEYDIAKLLYELGMPTKPRLGVISSLPVEGNLVIGEPAWAVVRQLDQLADVTTLDPSDLTHIDDALKVVLLVHPKHLSDDALYAIDQYVLRGGHLVVFVDPDAEMDNAPLIDSHGIVDDHDSDLRRLFEAWGVVYDPTKVVLDRSQALTIELNGNSVAHPAMLGLGPQDLNHDDVMTASLQRVNFSTAGFFELAPDTKARMVPLVQTSDEAAVVPAQRARDAASDPASLLENYEPTHERYVLAARLRDTFRTAFPERQEKGHLANAAAPGEVVLVADTDLLSDRLWIDVQPLLGQQQLTPFANNGDFVANIVDNLGGSTALLSIRGRVNSQRPFTKVRALQAAADRKFLVKKRELENELYETQRRLAELQPVKNAATPTTPTAEQRREVEQYLQRKLAIGKELRDVQHQLNAEIDALGLRLKFINIVLVPGIVALIGLIYGWRRTRRSRRVV; from the coding sequence ATGCGCCACATGCATCTCTCCCGCTCGTTCCGGCTGCGCCTGGCGCTGTTCGGCATCGCCGTGCTGTTCCTCGTGGTGGTCGCGACCAGTTCGATGTCCTTGCGCACCGCGCGCGTCGATCTCACCGCCGACCGCATCTATACGCTGACGCCGGGTACCCAGGAGATCGTCGACAGCCTGCGCAAGCCGCTGAACCTTACCTTGTACTTCTCCGAACATGCGACGCGGGATCTGCCGCAGCTTCGCAGTTACGAGCAGCGCGTGCACGAAATGCTGCGCGAGATCGCGGTGCGCGCGCATGGGCGTATCCGCCTCAGGGTGATCGATCCCGTGCCGTACTCCGACGACGAGGACGCCGCGGAAAGCTACGGACTCTCCCCTGCGAGTGGTGGCAGCAACGGCGAGCGTGTGTTCTTCGGCCTGGTGGGTGCGGACGGCAGCGGCGATGTGCCGCCGCAGGCGATCCCGTTCTTCGACCCCGCGCGCGAGGCCTTCGTCGAGTACGACATCGCCAAGCTGCTTTACGAACTCGGTATGCCGACGAAACCACGGCTCGGCGTCATCAGCTCGCTGCCGGTGGAGGGCAACCTGGTGATCGGCGAGCCGGCATGGGCGGTCGTGCGGCAGCTCGACCAACTGGCCGACGTGACCACGCTGGATCCCAGCGACCTGACGCATATCGACGACGCGCTCAAGGTCGTGCTCCTGGTCCATCCGAAGCACCTGTCCGACGATGCGCTCTATGCGATCGACCAATACGTTCTGCGCGGCGGACACCTTGTGGTCTTCGTCGATCCCGATGCGGAAATGGACAATGCGCCACTGATCGATTCGCATGGCATCGTGGACGACCACGATTCGGATCTGCGCCGTCTGTTCGAAGCGTGGGGCGTGGTCTACGACCCCACCAAGGTTGTCCTCGACCGCTCGCAGGCGCTCACCATTGAACTCAACGGCAACAGCGTGGCGCATCCCGCCATGCTCGGCCTTGGCCCTCAGGATCTCAACCACGACGACGTGATGACGGCCAGCCTGCAGCGGGTGAACTTCTCCACCGCGGGGTTCTTCGAGCTGGCGCCCGACACGAAGGCGCGCATGGTGCCGCTCGTGCAGACGTCCGACGAAGCGGCGGTGGTACCCGCCCAGCGCGCGCGCGACGCCGCGAGTGATCCAGCCAGCCTTCTCGAGAACTACGAGCCGACGCACGAGCGCTATGTGCTGGCAGCGCGCCTGCGCGATACGTTCCGCACGGCCTTTCCGGAACGCCAGGAGAAGGGGCATCTTGCGAACGCCGCGGCGCCCGGCGAAGTGGTGCTCGTGGCGGATACGGACCTGCTTTCCGATCGTCTCTGGATCGACGTGCAGCCGCTGCTGGGACAGCAGCAGCTCACGCCGTTCGCCAACAACGGCGACTTCGTCGCCAACATCGTGGACAACCTCGGTGGCTCGACGGCACTGCTGTCGATCCGCGGTCGGGTGAATTCCCAGCGCCCGTTCACTAAGGTGCGCGCGCTACAGGCCGCAGCGGATCGCAAGTTCCTGGTCAAGAAGCGTGAGCTGGAGAACGAGCTGTACGAGACCCAGCGTCGCCTCGCCGAACTGCAGCCGGTGAAGAACGCCGCCACGCCCACCACGCCCACAGCCGAACAGCGCCGCGAGGTGGAGCAATATCTCCAGCGCAAGCTCGCCATCGGCAAGGAACTGCGCGACGTGCAGCATCAGCTCAATGCAGAGATCGATGCGCTGGGCCTGCGCCTGAAGTTCATCAATATCGTACTGGTGCCCGGCATCGTGGCCTTGATCGGCCTGATCTACGGCTGGCGGCGTACGCGTCGCAGCCGACGCGTGGTCTGA
- a CDS encoding cytochrome c oxidase assembly protein: MLDSALKWIVPWEFSWVFLIVFLGASWLYLRGVRQLRVSPSRQLAFWAGMAMIYIALHTYFDYFAEHEFFMHRIQQVLLHHLAPLLLIASYPGTVLRAGLPLSWRMRVRKAGQSLAWRIVASVAFNPAFVTLFFVVLILVWLIPGMQTLAMLDWRIYRAMNWSMVLSGLSYWWLVLDHRPKPPGRMSPGWRVLSPAITMTPQIVAGAIVTFSKTDLYPIFEICGRAFTMNVLTGQLIGGVIMWVPAAMIESIGGLLALRQWLRLSRRRHVGAAMAARSRQRREAVRRVSSPL, translated from the coding sequence GTGCTCGACAGCGCATTGAAATGGATCGTGCCCTGGGAGTTTTCCTGGGTCTTCCTGATTGTCTTTCTTGGCGCGAGCTGGCTGTATCTGCGCGGGGTTCGGCAATTGCGCGTGTCACCGTCGCGGCAGTTGGCGTTCTGGGCCGGCATGGCGATGATCTACATCGCCCTGCATACCTATTTCGATTATTTCGCCGAGCATGAATTCTTCATGCATCGCATCCAGCAGGTGCTGCTGCATCATCTGGCGCCGTTGCTTCTGATCGCGTCGTATCCGGGTACCGTGCTGCGCGCCGGGTTGCCGTTGAGTTGGCGCATGCGTGTGCGCAAGGCAGGGCAGTCGCTGGCGTGGCGAATCGTCGCATCGGTGGCCTTCAACCCCGCCTTCGTCACGCTGTTTTTCGTGGTGCTGATCCTCGTTTGGCTGATACCGGGCATGCAGACGCTGGCGATGCTGGACTGGCGTATATACCGGGCGATGAACTGGTCGATGGTGCTTTCCGGCCTGTCCTACTGGTGGCTGGTGCTGGATCACCGCCCGAAGCCGCCCGGTCGCATGTCGCCCGGCTGGCGCGTGCTGTCACCGGCGATCACGATGACGCCGCAGATTGTGGCTGGCGCCATCGTCACCTTCTCCAAGACCGATCTGTATCCCATCTTCGAGATCTGCGGGCGCGCCTTCACCATGAACGTGCTCACCGGCCAATTGATCGGTGGCGTGATCATGTGGGTGCCCGCCGCGATGATCGAATCGATCGGCGGGCTGCTGGCGCTGCGCCAGTGGCTTCGGCTCTCGCGCCGTCGCCATGTGGGAGCCGCCATGGCAGCGAGAAGCCGGCAGCGCCGTGAAGCCGTGAGGCGCGTTTCCTCGCCGCTGTAG